One region of Acidovorax sp. T1 genomic DNA includes:
- a CDS encoding two-component system response regulator — protein sequence MMSSTTATDPLRCASSQLPAWRVLVIDDDPEVHDGIRDASAGLRLFDRPLELVHCTHGDNVRALLLGEADLAVVMMDLVSQHAGGGLALLDFMRHTAGLRKTRLVLRTEAPHCVPDLDTLLRYDISDYHSKTDLTPDRWGAIAARSVQGYQRLCAFEASRRSMEAIVCSSTALLEHTDLSAFATGVITQLAALLGVPGQALACVRDTTAGPSGTYRVQAATGRFAGLLDLPMAALPDATMLRLLHRALDTRGNALDNPVQPFAAPGVLPPPRCCGDNVFGDDRGLALYIGSPGDQDMVVFIELADPAIGPDRQLLDFFCVSFSTLLRNRGLLERLRRSAYSDPLVSLPNRAYFIEKVGECVQRGTEGMMLALVDIDDFSATNEMMGHRFGDRLLSAVAQRLAEVLPAGVMLARVGPDTFGILGPAHMVPPQQLPDCVRDPLTINDTPHKVSMTCGYVLLPQGARTGDDLVKDATIALKRAKRDHRGQQLQYAAHMGAEAKERAVLLSELRKAIENAELFLVYQPQVDLETGNVIGLEALLRWRTADGRLVPPDQFIPVAEHSSLILPLGQRALEMACQTLRELQMAGLAPARMAVNVSVVQLRDPGFFDMVCAALSANGLAGHHLELEITESVVVLPTQLLQSTLNALRAHGVTIAIDDFGTGYSSLSYLERLPLDRIKIDRTFVQQLDAPHGGRVAEMVVQLGRKLGLQVLAEGIENAAAWQALQAMGCHHGQGYHIAYPMEKTDLLRWLAQS from the coding sequence ACTCGTGCATTGCACGCATGGCGATAACGTACGCGCGCTGCTGCTGGGCGAGGCCGACCTGGCCGTGGTGATGATGGACCTGGTATCGCAGCACGCGGGCGGCGGCCTGGCATTGCTCGATTTCATGCGCCACACCGCCGGCCTGCGCAAGACACGCCTCGTGTTGCGCACGGAAGCCCCGCACTGCGTGCCCGATCTGGACACGCTTTTGCGCTATGACATCAGCGACTACCACTCCAAGACCGATTTGACGCCGGATCGCTGGGGGGCCATCGCGGCCAGATCCGTGCAAGGCTACCAGCGGTTGTGCGCCTTCGAGGCCAGTCGCCGCAGCATGGAAGCGATCGTGTGCTCCAGCACAGCGCTGCTGGAGCACACCGATCTGAGCGCCTTCGCCACCGGGGTCATCACCCAGCTCGCAGCCTTGCTGGGTGTGCCGGGGCAAGCACTGGCCTGTGTTCGGGATACCACGGCAGGTCCATCCGGCACCTACCGCGTGCAAGCCGCCACGGGACGTTTCGCGGGCTTGCTGGACTTGCCCATGGCCGCGCTGCCTGATGCGACCATGCTGCGCCTACTGCACCGGGCCCTCGACACACGGGGCAACGCGCTGGACAACCCCGTCCAGCCGTTTGCTGCGCCCGGCGTGCTGCCACCGCCCCGCTGCTGCGGCGACAACGTCTTTGGCGATGACCGCGGACTGGCCCTGTACATCGGCAGCCCCGGCGACCAGGACATGGTGGTGTTCATCGAACTGGCGGACCCGGCCATCGGGCCCGATCGGCAGTTGCTCGATTTCTTCTGTGTCAGTTTCAGCACCTTGCTGCGCAACCGGGGGTTGCTGGAACGCCTGCGCCGGTCGGCCTATTCCGACCCGCTGGTCTCGCTGCCCAACCGGGCCTACTTTATTGAGAAGGTGGGTGAATGCGTGCAACGCGGCACGGAAGGCATGATGCTGGCCCTGGTCGATATTGACGACTTCAGCGCCACCAACGAGATGATGGGGCACCGCTTCGGCGATCGCCTGCTCAGTGCCGTTGCGCAGCGCCTGGCCGAAGTCCTGCCCGCCGGAGTGATGCTGGCCCGCGTGGGGCCCGACACCTTTGGCATCCTGGGGCCCGCACACATGGTTCCACCACAGCAGCTGCCGGACTGCGTGCGCGACCCGCTGACCATCAACGACACGCCCCACAAGGTATCAATGACCTGTGGGTATGTGCTGCTGCCCCAGGGTGCCAGAACGGGCGACGACCTCGTCAAGGACGCAACCATCGCGCTCAAGCGTGCCAAGCGCGATCACCGCGGTCAGCAACTGCAGTACGCGGCCCACATGGGCGCAGAAGCGAAAGAGCGCGCAGTGCTGCTCTCAGAACTGCGCAAGGCCATAGAAAACGCTGAGCTGTTTCTGGTTTACCAGCCGCAGGTCGATCTCGAAACGGGCAATGTCATCGGACTGGAAGCCTTGCTGCGCTGGCGCACCGCCGATGGCCGCCTGGTGCCGCCAGACCAATTCATCCCCGTGGCCGAACATTCGAGCCTGATCCTGCCCCTGGGCCAGAGGGCGCTCGAGATGGCCTGCCAGACCCTGCGTGAACTGCAAATGGCCGGACTGGCACCTGCGCGCATGGCGGTCAACGTCTCCGTGGTCCAGCTGCGCGACCCCGGCTTTTTCGACATGGTGTGCGCCGCACTGTCGGCCAACGGCCTGGCGGGACACCACCTGGAATTGGAAATCACGGAATCCGTGGTGGTCCTGCCCACACAGTTGCTGCAATCCACGCTGAATGCCCTGCGCGCCCACGGCGTCACCATCGCCATTGACGACTTCGGCACGGGCTACTCCTCGCTGAGTTACCTGGAGCGGCTGCCGCTGGACCGCATCAAGATCGACCGCACTTTCGTGCAGCAACTGGATGCCCCGCACGGCGGGCGCGTGGCCGAAATGGTGGTGCAGCTGGGACGCAAGCTGGGACTTCAGGTGCTGGCCGAAGGCATCGAGAACGCTGCTGCATGGCAAGCGCTGCAGGCCATGGGCTGCCACCACGGGCAGGGCTACCACATCGCCTACCCCATGGAAAAAACCGACCTTTTGCGCTGGCTGGCGCAATCCTGA
- a CDS encoding maleate cis-trans isomerase family protein, with protein sequence MQRTYRIGQIVPSSNTTMETEIPAMLRAREQVLPERFSFHSSRMRMQKVTKEELAAMDRDSDRCALELSDGKMDVMGYACLVAIMSMGLGYHRASEKRLHEVTVGNGKPAPVVSSAGALVEGLKAMGAKKVSILTPYMKPLTQLVVDYIEHEGIAVHDSLSLEIPDNLQVGAQDPAAPAQIVQRLDTRGVDVVVISACVQMPSLASVQLAQDQLGVPVVSAAVCTTWAMLQRLGLETRVPNAGALLSGRY encoded by the coding sequence ATGCAACGCACCTACCGCATCGGGCAGATCGTGCCCAGCTCCAACACCACGATGGAAACCGAGATCCCTGCCATGCTGCGCGCCCGCGAGCAGGTGCTGCCGGAGCGCTTCAGTTTTCACTCCAGTCGCATGCGCATGCAAAAGGTCACCAAGGAAGAGCTGGCCGCGATGGACCGCGACTCCGACCGCTGCGCGCTGGAGCTGTCGGACGGCAAGATGGACGTGATGGGCTATGCCTGCCTAGTGGCCATCATGAGCATGGGCCTGGGCTACCACCGCGCGTCCGAAAAGCGGCTGCACGAAGTCACCGTGGGCAACGGCAAGCCCGCACCCGTGGTGTCGAGTGCGGGTGCGCTCGTCGAGGGGCTCAAGGCCATGGGCGCCAAGAAGGTCTCGATACTCACGCCCTACATGAAGCCGCTGACCCAACTGGTCGTGGACTACATCGAGCACGAGGGCATTGCGGTGCATGACAGTCTGTCGCTGGAGATTCCCGACAACCTGCAGGTGGGCGCTCAGGACCCTGCGGCACCGGCACAGATCGTGCAGCGCCTGGACACACGTGGCGTGGACGTGGTGGTGATCTCGGCCTGCGTGCAGATGCCGTCTCTGGCGTCGGTGCAGCTTGCGCAGGACCAGCTGGGTGTGCCCGTGGTTTCGGCCGCGGTCTGCACCACCTGGGCCATGCTCCAGCGCCTGGGCCTCGAAACCAGGGTACCCAACGCGGGCGCCCTGCTGTCGGGCAGGTATTGA
- a CDS encoding IS630 family transposase has product MRVAPTIVLTDEEESELSRLARSKRTSVRLAQRAQIVLLAAQGLQNKDIAEQLGIGRVQVARWRERYLQLGLQGIERDLPRGAPPVKVDVAKLVKLTTQTKPEAATHWSTRTMAAELGVSASTVMRHWQAHGLKPHIVRGFKVSRDPQFVQKLEDIVGLYMSPPEHALVLCCDEKSQVQALDRTQPGLPLKKGRAATMTHDYKRNGTTTLFAALNVLNGQVIGQCQQRHTHIEWLKFLRQINRETPKDKTLHLIADNYATHKHPAVQEWLAKHPRFNMHFTPTSASWLNMVERFFRDISENRLRRGVFTSVPELVSAIDEYIAHHNTNPKPFIWTKNARDILQKVIRANSRLSSKQNATLH; this is encoded by the coding sequence TTGCGAGTTGCCCCGACGATTGTGTTGACGGATGAAGAGGAAAGCGAGCTGAGCCGGCTGGCGCGCTCCAAGCGCACCAGCGTCAGATTGGCCCAGCGCGCCCAGATCGTGCTGCTGGCCGCGCAGGGGCTGCAAAACAAGGATATTGCCGAGCAGCTTGGCATTGGGCGCGTGCAGGTGGCGCGCTGGCGTGAACGCTACCTGCAATTGGGGCTGCAAGGTATCGAGCGCGACTTGCCGCGCGGCGCACCGCCGGTGAAGGTGGATGTGGCCAAGCTTGTGAAGCTAACCACACAGACCAAGCCCGAGGCGGCCACGCACTGGAGCACGCGCACGATGGCCGCTGAGTTGGGCGTCAGCGCCAGCACCGTGATGCGCCATTGGCAGGCCCACGGTCTCAAGCCTCACATCGTGCGCGGCTTCAAGGTCTCGCGCGATCCGCAGTTCGTGCAAAAGCTCGAAGACATCGTGGGGCTTTACATGTCGCCGCCCGAGCATGCGCTGGTGCTGTGCTGCGACGAAAAGAGCCAGGTGCAGGCGCTGGACCGAACGCAGCCCGGGCTGCCGCTCAAGAAGGGGCGCGCGGCCACCATGACGCACGACTACAAGCGCAACGGCACAACCACCTTGTTCGCTGCGCTCAACGTGCTCAACGGTCAGGTCATCGGCCAGTGCCAGCAGCGCCACACCCACATCGAGTGGCTGAAGTTCCTGCGTCAAATCAATCGGGAGACGCCCAAGGACAAGACGCTGCATCTGATCGCCGACAACTACGCCACGCACAAGCATCCAGCTGTGCAGGAGTGGCTGGCCAAGCACCCCAGATTCAACATGCACTTCACGCCAACCTCGGCATCGTGGCTGAACATGGTCGAGCGCTTCTTTCGCGACATCTCCGAGAACCGGCTACGCCGCGGGGTGTTCACCAGCGTGCCCGAACTCGTCTCGGCCATCGATGAGTACATCGCGCATCACAACACCAACCCCAAGCCGTTCATCTGGACCAAGAACGCTCGCGACATCCTGCAAAAGGTCATCCGCGCCAATAGCCGATTAAGTTCCAAACAGAATGCAACACTACACTAG
- a CDS encoding tyrosine-type recombinase/integrase has product MADLSKPQSTVAAAPDPLVLRYLEHARVEKRLAARTLTLYTLDLEKLAQLAAGVNLPLLQLTSAHIRRFVAQMHSGGRSGRGIALILSGWRGFFIWAGRQGLMAHNPVQDVRAPKAPKPLPKALGVDDAVRLAEFDNTGADPWLEARDAAMVELLYGCGLRVGELAGLDAIPHADTQRLGRGWVDLQAGEAHVFGKGSKRRTVPVGTAATAALGAWLQLRATPFGGEGSARLDTALFVGQRGKRLTAQSIWLRLRQRSQQAGLTTPVHPHMLRHSFASHLLQSSGDLRAVQELLGHANITTTQVYTRLDFQHLAKVYDAAHPRARRKPGGA; this is encoded by the coding sequence ATGGCTGACCTCTCCAAGCCGCAAAGCACCGTGGCGGCTGCGCCCGATCCGCTGGTGCTGCGCTACCTGGAGCATGCGCGCGTGGAAAAGCGCCTGGCCGCGCGCACCCTCACGCTGTACACGCTGGACCTGGAAAAGCTGGCGCAGCTGGCGGCGGGCGTGAACCTGCCGCTGCTGCAGCTCACGAGCGCGCACATCCGCCGCTTTGTGGCCCAGATGCACAGCGGCGGGCGCAGCGGGCGCGGCATTGCGCTCATCCTGTCGGGCTGGCGCGGTTTTTTCATTTGGGCCGGGCGGCAGGGGCTGATGGCGCACAACCCGGTGCAGGACGTGCGCGCGCCCAAGGCGCCCAAGCCTTTGCCCAAGGCCCTGGGCGTGGACGACGCCGTGCGCCTGGCCGAGTTCGACAACACCGGCGCCGACCCCTGGCTGGAGGCACGCGATGCGGCCATGGTGGAGCTGCTGTACGGCTGCGGCCTGCGCGTGGGCGAACTGGCCGGGCTCGACGCCATCCCCCATGCCGACACCCAGCGCTTGGGCCGAGGCTGGGTCGATCTGCAGGCGGGCGAAGCCCATGTGTTCGGCAAGGGCAGCAAGCGCCGCACCGTGCCGGTGGGCACCGCTGCCACTGCGGCGCTGGGGGCCTGGCTGCAATTGCGGGCCACACCGTTTGGCGGTGAGGGCTCGGCGCGGCTCGATACCGCCCTGTTTGTCGGCCAGCGCGGCAAGCGGCTCACGGCGCAGTCGATCTGGCTGCGCCTGCGCCAGCGCAGCCAGCAGGCGGGGCTGACCACGCCGGTGCACCCGCACATGCTGCGCCACTCGTTTGCCAGCCACCTGCTGCAAAGCAGTGGCGACCTGCGCGCCGTGCAGGAGCTGCTGGGCCACGCCAACATCACCACCACGCAGGTCTATACGCGGCTCGACTTTCAACACCTGGCCAAGGTGTACGACGCGGCACACCCGCGTGCGCGCAGGAAACCTGGGGGCGCGTGA
- a CDS encoding rRNA pseudouridine synthase: MTDKNPDPTHIRLAKRVAEQLNCSRSTAEQFIEGGFVSVDGQVVEAPGARVRPDQAVTVAPDASLLELTPVTLLLHKPAGFEAGLGLPGAPTGQAAHASRSQGAQQALTLLNAASHLAEDASGIRVLQRHFKQLECFTPLPTEASGLVVYTQDKRIARKLAEDIESLEQECIVEVKGDIAPNGLQRLCHGLSFNGRPLPPIKVSWQSETKLRFALKGIRPGQVPAMCEAVGLSVVAMKRIRIGRVPLAKVPEGQWRYLQPWERF, encoded by the coding sequence ATGACCGACAAAAACCCCGACCCCACCCACATCCGCCTGGCCAAGCGCGTGGCCGAACAACTGAACTGCTCGCGCAGCACGGCCGAGCAGTTCATCGAAGGCGGCTTTGTCAGCGTGGACGGCCAGGTGGTGGAAGCCCCCGGCGCCCGCGTGCGCCCCGACCAGGCCGTGACGGTGGCGCCCGATGCCAGCCTGCTGGAGCTGACCCCGGTGACCTTGCTGCTGCACAAGCCAGCGGGGTTTGAAGCCGGCCTGGGACTGCCAGGCGCACCCACAGGGCAAGCGGCCCACGCCAGCCGCAGCCAGGGCGCGCAACAGGCGCTCACCCTGCTCAATGCCGCATCCCACCTGGCCGAAGACGCCTCGGGCATCCGCGTGCTGCAGCGCCATTTCAAGCAGCTCGAATGCTTCACGCCGCTGCCCACCGAGGCCAGCGGCCTGGTGGTCTACACGCAAGACAAGCGCATCGCTCGCAAGCTGGCCGAAGACATCGAATCGCTGGAGCAGGAGTGCATCGTCGAGGTGAAGGGCGACATCGCGCCCAACGGCCTGCAGCGCCTGTGCCACGGCCTGTCGTTCAACGGCCGCCCGCTGCCGCCCATCAAGGTGAGCTGGCAGAGCGAAACCAAGCTGCGCTTTGCCCTGAAGGGCATCCGCCCCGGGCAGGTGCCCGCCATGTGCGAGGCCGTGGGCCTGTCGGTGGTGGCCATGAAGCGCATCCGCATCGGCCGCGTGCCGCTGGCCAAGGTGCCCGAGGGGCAGTGGCGCTATCTGCAGCCGTGGGAGCGGTTTTAG
- a CDS encoding Bug family tripartite tricarboxylate transporter substrate binding protein: protein MTIKHSLLAATLALSGLASAQDSYPTKAVTLTVPNPPGGVVDTSARLLNEPLTRILGQPVVIDNKAGGSGNVAYGAVARAKADGYNLLISYSAYHVGNPALSPSLPWEAKDFAPVALLTVATNVIAVHPSVPGNNLKEFIAYVKANPGKVNYASQGNGSLSHIGTEIFKQQSGTFMTHIPYRGSGPAVADVLAGQVQVFITTPPSVIQHVLSGKLKAFAVTGSKRHPGLPNVPTVAEAGMPDFKLEAWVGLFAPAATPPAVITKLTGEVKKALELPETRQRADAAGIELRYLPPEALGDLVKTETAYWAKTIKGAGIKAD, encoded by the coding sequence ATGACGATCAAACACAGCCTGCTGGCCGCCACACTGGCCCTTTCGGGCCTGGCCTCGGCGCAGGACAGCTATCCCACCAAGGCTGTCACCCTCACCGTGCCCAACCCGCCCGGCGGCGTGGTAGACACCTCGGCCCGGCTGCTCAATGAACCGTTGACACGCATCCTGGGCCAGCCCGTGGTGATCGACAACAAGGCGGGTGGCAGCGGCAATGTGGCCTACGGTGCGGTGGCCCGCGCCAAGGCCGATGGCTACAACCTGCTGATCTCGTACTCGGCCTACCACGTGGGCAACCCGGCGCTGTCGCCCAGCCTGCCCTGGGAAGCCAAGGACTTCGCTCCGGTGGCGCTGCTCACCGTGGCCACCAACGTGATTGCGGTGCACCCCTCGGTGCCGGGCAACAACCTCAAGGAGTTCATTGCCTACGTCAAGGCCAACCCCGGCAAGGTCAACTACGCATCGCAGGGCAACGGCTCGCTGTCGCACATCGGCACCGAGATCTTCAAGCAGCAAAGCGGCACCTTCATGACCCACATCCCCTACCGCGGCTCGGGCCCGGCCGTGGCCGACGTGCTGGCAGGCCAGGTGCAGGTGTTCATCACCACGCCGCCTTCGGTCATACAGCATGTGTTGAGTGGCAAGCTCAAGGCTTTTGCCGTGACCGGAAGCAAGCGCCACCCCGGCCTGCCCAATGTGCCCACCGTGGCTGAAGCGGGCATGCCGGACTTCAAGCTCGAAGCCTGGGTGGGCCTGTTCGCCCCTGCCGCCACGCCCCCAGCAGTCATCACAAAGCTGACGGGTGAGGTCAAAAAGGCCCTGGAGCTACCCGAAACCCGCCAGCGTGCGGACGCCGCAGGCATCGAGCTGCGCTACCTGCCGCCCGAGGCACTGGGTGACCTGGTGAAGACCGAAACCGCCTACTGGGCCAAAACCATCAAGGGCGCCGGCATCAAGGCCGACTGA
- a CDS encoding DUF484 family protein, with the protein MTTSSPISPITEDDIAQFLIQTPGFFERHAEVLASVQITSPHGARAVSLQERQAEMLREKIKGLEQRIMDMVRNSHENAAIATKVDHWASALLQVRDPMDLPQAVVDGVRTLFDVPQAAVRVWGVSGAYIDADFAQGASEDARAFATSLTMPFCGPNLGFEPAVWLAQEDGAAAQSLALLPLREGAVDSAAPAFGLLVLGSPDPQRFDATMGTDFLSRMAELASAALLRLH; encoded by the coding sequence ATGACCACCAGTTCCCCCATCTCGCCCATCACTGAAGACGACATCGCCCAGTTCCTCATCCAGACGCCCGGATTTTTCGAGCGCCACGCCGAGGTGCTGGCCAGCGTGCAGATCACCAGCCCCCACGGCGCACGGGCCGTGAGCCTGCAGGAGCGCCAGGCCGAAATGCTGCGCGAGAAGATCAAGGGGCTGGAGCAGCGCATCATGGACATGGTGCGCAACAGCCATGAGAATGCCGCCATCGCCACCAAGGTGGACCATTGGGCCAGCGCCCTGCTGCAAGTGCGCGACCCCATGGACCTGCCCCAGGCCGTGGTGGACGGCGTGCGCACCCTGTTCGATGTGCCGCAGGCCGCCGTGCGGGTCTGGGGAGTTTCGGGGGCCTATATCGACGCCGACTTTGCCCAGGGCGCCAGCGAAGACGCCCGTGCGTTCGCCACCTCGCTGACCATGCCGTTCTGCGGCCCCAACCTGGGGTTTGAACCTGCGGTCTGGCTGGCACAGGAGGATGGTGCGGCGGCCCAGTCGCTGGCCCTGCTGCCGCTGCGCGAAGGCGCCGTGGACAGCGCTGCGCCGGCGTTCGGCCTGCTGGTGCTGGGCTCGCCCGACCCGCAGCGCTTTGACGCCACCATGGGCACCGACTTCTTGTCGCGCATGGCCGAGCTGGCCAGCGCGGCATTGCTGCGTTTGCACTGA
- a CDS encoding LysR substrate-binding domain-containing protein yields MELRHLRYFIALAEELSFTRAARRLHVSQPPLSLQIAQLEAELGVQLFVRTSRRVELTLAGQAYLVDARAVLDRLDAARQRVGAIGQGQAGRIEVGLSGSHFLGPFPAALARYRQSHPGVDVVLHEMQPSLQQAALRDKRIDVSISRTAVNDDQLSSTLLWPDPVVAALPPGHPLAARKVVALKDLRSEAFVMLRRDSSAHAEHMVQCCVQAGFAPRLAQATVELV; encoded by the coding sequence ATGGAACTGCGGCACCTGCGTTACTTCATCGCCTTGGCAGAAGAGCTGAGCTTCACGCGCGCCGCGCGGCGCCTGCATGTGTCGCAACCGCCGCTCAGCCTGCAGATTGCGCAGCTGGAGGCCGAGCTGGGCGTGCAATTGTTTGTGCGCACCAGTCGCCGTGTGGAGCTGACGCTGGCGGGCCAGGCGTATCTGGTCGATGCCCGTGCGGTGCTGGATCGGCTGGACGCCGCGCGCCAGCGCGTGGGCGCCATCGGCCAGGGGCAGGCGGGGCGCATTGAGGTGGGGCTGTCGGGTTCGCACTTTCTGGGGCCGTTTCCGGCGGCACTGGCGCGCTACCGGCAAAGCCACCCGGGCGTGGACGTGGTGCTGCACGAGATGCAGCCCTCGCTGCAGCAGGCGGCCCTGCGCGACAAACGCATCGATGTGAGCATCTCGCGCACGGCGGTCAACGACGATCAGCTCTCCAGCACCCTGCTGTGGCCCGACCCGGTGGTCGCCGCGCTGCCGCCCGGCCACCCGCTGGCGGCGCGCAAGGTCGTGGCGTTGAAGGATCTGCGCAGTGAAGCCTTTGTGATGCTGCGCCGCGATTCCTCCGCCCATGCCGAGCACATGGTGCAGTGTTGCGTGCAGGCGGGTTTTGCGCCCCGGTTGGCGCAGGCCACGGTGGAACTAGTGTAG
- a CDS encoding MBL fold metallo-hydrolase encodes MPRISQQLHPHREPVATRLAATVLLLRDAAGDGALEVLMTRRSPNASFAPGAYVFPGGGIDALDASPESHAAADRRPAQDDLHLTQAIAAIRESFEELGVLLARHAHAPRTGQMADAQDIAAIDRHQPFAAQCSARGLRLAADSVYLLAHWTADRDLARRFEVPFLVARMPEGQEPVADETEQFEPVWVRPADALARHEAGQFFMIFPTIRTLQRLAKFASTQAVLDAVAHEQPLWVSCPRAGLLAGKEARYMEDEAPFGELALVCPDGQIVHPLDWQTERPVPLLKNVQRLTAPNPGVMTGPGTNSYLVGDPATGFIAIDPGPADAEHLDKLWRAAGGDISMIVCTHSHPDHSPGAAPLQALCVQAGKPRPPILGLPSAPTARAASQFTPDRSLQNNELLVLIGQGLDGKITHTLQIIHTPGHAANHLCLLLQEDGLLFSGDHILNGSTTVIDPPDGNMADYLDSLDQLDAACAEHGVEFILPAHGYVLGGPVHGARSAIAQLKAHRLAREAKVLAALQALPDGSIQEWVQHAYDDVPPRLWPVAQRSLLAHVERIRALQPGNN; translated from the coding sequence ATGCCCCGCATCAGCCAACAACTCCACCCCCACCGCGAACCCGTTGCCACCCGCCTTGCCGCCACCGTGCTGCTGCTGCGCGATGCAGCGGGCGATGGGGCGCTGGAGGTGCTGATGACCCGGCGCTCGCCCAACGCGAGTTTTGCCCCCGGCGCCTATGTGTTCCCCGGCGGCGGCATTGATGCGCTCGACGCGTCGCCCGAATCGCACGCCGCCGCCGACCGCCGCCCCGCACAGGACGACTTGCACCTCACCCAGGCGATTGCCGCCATCCGCGAGAGTTTTGAAGAGCTGGGCGTGCTGCTGGCGCGCCATGCCCACGCCCCCCGCACAGGACAGATGGCCGATGCGCAAGACATCGCCGCCATCGACCGCCACCAGCCGTTTGCCGCGCAGTGCAGCGCACGCGGCCTGCGCCTGGCGGCCGACAGCGTGTACCTGCTGGCCCACTGGACGGCCGACCGCGACCTGGCGCGCCGCTTCGAGGTGCCCTTCCTCGTGGCCCGCATGCCCGAGGGCCAGGAGCCCGTGGCCGACGAGACCGAACAGTTCGAGCCCGTGTGGGTGCGCCCAGCCGACGCGCTGGCGCGGCATGAGGCGGGGCAATTCTTCATGATCTTCCCGACCATCCGCACGCTGCAACGCCTGGCAAAGTTCGCCAGCACCCAGGCGGTGCTGGATGCTGTGGCGCACGAACAGCCGCTGTGGGTCAGCTGCCCGCGCGCAGGCCTGCTGGCGGGCAAGGAAGCGCGCTACATGGAAGACGAAGCGCCGTTTGGCGAGCTGGCGCTAGTCTGCCCCGACGGGCAGATCGTGCACCCGCTCGACTGGCAGACCGAACGCCCCGTGCCGCTGCTCAAAAACGTGCAGCGCCTGACCGCGCCCAACCCCGGCGTGATGACCGGCCCCGGCACCAACAGCTACCTGGTGGGCGACCCGGCTACCGGCTTCATCGCCATCGACCCCGGCCCGGCCGATGCCGAGCACCTGGACAAACTCTGGCGCGCCGCCGGGGGCGACATCAGCATGATCGTGTGCACCCACTCGCACCCCGACCACTCGCCCGGCGCCGCGCCGTTGCAGGCGCTGTGCGTGCAGGCGGGCAAACCCAGGCCGCCCATCCTGGGCCTGCCATCGGCCCCCACGGCCCGCGCCGCCAGCCAGTTCACGCCCGACCGTTCGCTACAAAATAATGAGCTACTTGTGCTTATTGGACAAGGGCTAGATGGCAAAATCACCCATACCCTGCAGATCATCCACACCCCCGGCCACGCGGCCAACCACCTGTGCCTGCTGCTGCAGGAAGACGGCCTGCTGTTCAGCGGCGACCACATCCTGAACGGCAGCACCACCGTGATCGACCCGCCTGACGGCAACATGGCCGACTACCTCGATTCGCTCGACCAGCTCGATGCCGCCTGCGCCGAACACGGCGTGGAGTTCATCCTGCCCGCGCATGGCTATGTGCTGGGAGGCCCGGTGCATGGGGCGCGCAGCGCCATCGCCCAGCTCAAAGCCCACCGCCTGGCGCGCGAGGCCAAGGTGCTGGCCGCCCTGCAGGCGCTGCCCGATGGCAGCATTCAAGAGTGGGTGCAGCACGCCTATGACGACGTGCCGCCGCGCCTGTGGCCCGTGGCCCAGCGCTCGCTGCTGGCGCATGTGGAGCGTATTCGCGCGCTGCAGCCCGGGAACAACTGA
- the dapF gene encoding diaminopimelate epimerase, whose product MQIRFTKMQGAGNDFVVLDETEGRLGLTPAHYRLLADRHFGVGADQILTVRPSPGEGIDFEYVIHNADGGEVEQCGNGARCFARYVYDKGLTAKDTIRVQTLSGVIAPRRTPDGRVTVDMGRPVFDAARVPFDATGLTPVVQDLGQKWPLALADKAQAAPIFVAVVSMGNPHAVQLVEDVDTAPVAQTGPLIESHPRFPRRVNAGYLQIVDRGHVRLRVFERGAGETLACGTGACAAVAAGIRLGLLDAQVDVHTRGGLLTIAWSGHEADSVFMTGPAITVFDGQIELPDTL is encoded by the coding sequence ATGCAGATTCGCTTCACCAAAATGCAGGGCGCGGGCAACGATTTCGTGGTGCTCGACGAAACCGAGGGCCGCCTGGGCCTGACGCCAGCGCACTACCGCCTGCTGGCCGACCGCCACTTCGGCGTGGGTGCCGACCAGATCCTCACCGTGCGGCCCTCGCCGGGCGAAGGCATTGATTTTGAATACGTGATCCACAACGCCGATGGCGGCGAGGTGGAGCAGTGCGGCAACGGCGCGCGCTGCTTTGCGCGCTATGTGTACGACAAGGGCCTGACCGCCAAGGACACCATCCGTGTGCAGACGCTCTCGGGCGTGATTGCGCCCCGGCGCACGCCCGACGGCCGCGTGACGGTGGACATGGGCCGCCCGGTGTTCGATGCGGCACGGGTGCCCTTTGATGCGACCGGCCTTACGCCGGTGGTCCAGGATTTGGGGCAAAAATGGCCTCTAGCCCTTGCTGATAAAGCGCAAGCAGCTCCTATATTTGTAGCGGTTGTGTCCATGGGCAATCCGCACGCCGTGCAGCTGGTGGAGGATGTGGACACCGCGCCCGTGGCGCAGACCGGCCCGCTGATCGAATCGCACCCGCGCTTTCCGCGCCGGGTGAATGCCGGTTACTTGCAGATCGTGGACCGCGGCCATGTGCGCCTGCGCGTGTTCGAGCGCGGCGCGGGCGAAACCCTGGCCTGCGGCACGGGCGCCTGCGCTGCCGTGGCGGCGGGAATTCGCCTGGGGCTGCTCGATGCGCAGGTGGATGTGCACACGCGCGGCGGCCTGCTCACCATTGCCTGGAGCGGCCACGAGGCCGACTCCGTTTTCATGACCGGTCCGGCCATAACAGTTTTTGACGGCCAGATCGAACTCCCTGACACGTTATGA